The genomic window attGCTATAGCTAGCTTTTCTGGCACGATATTAGgcaatagtggtgataatgaataTCTTTACCTTTATCTCTGATCTTACTAGAAAGGCCTCAATTTTAATCTTTTATCCCAATGACCATATTAAAGAAAggccatttattcctatgcttttcagtttttttaaacagaaaaaggAGTAGTATATtctgtcaaatgctttttctgcatccactGACATAGAAgcatgattttttccttattcttttttttttaaacccttaccttctgtcttggagtcaatactgtgtattggctccaaggcagaagagtggtaagggtaggcaatggaggtcaagtgacttgcccagggtcacccagctgggaagtgtctgaggccagtcctTATTCTTAATATGGTCTAGTGCAATAGTTCAGGCATGAGACCAAAGATAATGAGGTTAGTTTTGGATATGcttagtttaagatgtctactggatagAATTGACTTGCAAATCCATCTAATTGCAGGGATTTTCTTTGAGAGTTCATTTATGACTTGTCCAATTTGTTTTCCTAAGATTGTAATTTATACTTTCTACCTTCTTATTTATTAATCTgtatactttatatttttgtaaatacttgtccatttcatttcatttgttaGTTTccagttgggcaaaatagttccaaataatttcctttatttcttcttcatgtgTTGTGAAATTCtcccttataatttttaaaattctggtaCTTTGGTTTTCCTTATTTGGATTtcgttttatagaagaaaaacaactgcttgatcacctgggtcaatggggataggacTGGAGAAGTAGACTCTAATGAtccactctagtgcaaatatcaataatacggaaataggtcttgatcagtgacacatgtaaaacccagtggaattgtgcattggctacaggggttgaggggtgtgggaggaggggagggaaagaacatgaatcttgtaaccatggaaaaatattctagatcaattaattaaacattttcaaaagaaaaaaaatgagattttgtttttaattcagtgACGCCCCCCCCAAATACCAACACTGCTGGTTTTATTAATTAAATGGGGttctgctttcaattttattaatctctcacTTTAGGAATTTTTATCTTGGTGTTTAGTCCATCTCATGGGATTATCAGAAGGCGTCAGTTTGACTGATAATAGATAATAGGTAATAGAGCAAAGCtactgaaggaaaaaaggaggggggaggaatgAGGGAAGAAGCAGCAAGGGGGAGTCCAATGCCCAGAAACATAGCCCAGAAAGGCTATGACGTTCCATCTGCAGGTGGGGGAATCAAAGAGAAAAGCGGCAAGAGAGCCCAATGCTAGTAGACAGTTACAGAGTCTCACTTTAGTGGGGGAATCATGAGATTAGTATAGCATTAGGGGATTTAGTCTATTAAGTGTCTCTGGGAAGGTGAGCTCCTTGGATTAACTTCATTGGATGGCCCTGAGAAGGGTGGGATGTTGTTGGCAACCATGTTGCAGTTTCCTGTTGCCTGGTTGGGGTCTCCAGGTTTATCagtgtttatttgggttttttaatttgttggttttctaaggttttcttttatttgcatgcccattCATTcaacttccctttctctttttttgttgatgtgtttagaaatatattttccacAAAAGGCAACTGTCTCAATACACTTCACAAGCTTGTCATTTTATTTGATGAAATGACTAAtttcttctatgatttgttcttcaactTACCAATTCTTTGGAGGAATTTAGTCTCCAtgagaatttttaattcttttagtcAGGTGCCCTTTACTGAATAAAATGTTTGGTGGTTAGTCAATAAGGCTGTGCTCAATATTTCGGACTTGGTGTATTTACTTTGCATGTGAGCCATGAGTTGAAGAGGGAGCTTCATTTTACACAGAACCATGAATAGATCTTTAATAAATTGAGTCAGTCTGTCAAGCTTTCCCTCAGCTCCCTCTTCCCCAATCTCATCTGGCaagaaatcagaaaatgaaaGAGCTAGCTAACCCAATCAGCTGAGACTCTGAGGGAAGGTTTTTGTGTGTTTGTACCAATTAATTATAAGCTCCATgtgggcagggactatctttttcttatctgtatccccaggacttagcctAGTTCCTGGCACTAAGTAGGTATTGTATGGGGTATTCAGGTGGGAGAGCTTGCCAAGCCCATgacagggctgctcatccacttctggtgtccatctttcacccaactctcatctatgactccaagaagctgtgacAGGTGCAGCAAGCACAACCCACCAGTAAAATGTGAATCTtctactattttactcactacagtttataacctcaaccattttaattcttacagtttatggcatccactcttttaaatgttacaaaaatcttggcaggtgggctaaaccaggttgaaggaaGCCAACAGGCCTCAAAACCATAGGTGTTAGAGGAAGTATCTACCCTGAGCATGGGCAGAATGGGTGAGTGAGAATGCTTTGTTCCAGCAGCCATAAAGATGACTGAAGCATTTGCCAAGGTCATTCTAGAGCTGTGATGGCACCTATGGCATGTGTGACCTGTCCCTCTGCCTGCAGCCCAATTGGGAGTGCACAGGggataaggtgggtggctcataggtggcagagctagaagggagcagAGCTCTCTGGCCACTCTCCTCCTGGCTTCTGTGTGtgctgagaacattcctcacttcatctgcccagtagcccaatgggagtgctttctccctcccctgcgtGAGGTAAGGGGGAGGAGGCAGGGCACATAGTCTCTAAAAGGTCCACCATCACTGTTCTACAGCCATCACCAGTTGCTCTGACTTTCATCCtgccactggatttggatgaatctggaagagagtgaggctggcaGGCTTTGTACAACTCAATCCAATTCACACTGGAGGCAGTAGTCAAGATATTACCCCATCATTGGTCTATTCAAACAAGGTGCTTAATAATGTCTTTATGGACTGACCTACTTTAGAAGGTGTGAGGATTCTTCAAGCTTTTTAATGGGATTATATCAGGATCATCAGCTATATTCTCTGTGGCTTCAGCTCTAGAGAAGGAACTTCCCTTCCCTGGTTCTTTATCTGTAACTTTGAGCCTGATATTATTGACCCAACCCCCCTCCCCTCCAGTGACAAAGGCATCCTGCAATAATAGTGTTGGGTGGATTAGGGTTAGAAAGAAGCAGCCTAAGGATTCAACTAGAGTTGAGTAGGACTTTGGCTAATAACAGTAAACAATACTAAAAGCTAACCTATGGGGcccttgaaggtttgcaaagcactttacaaatgttatctgaATTGGTTCTCAGAAGAACCCTGAGGGAAGGGCtactattatgcccattttagagttgaggaaactgagagtcaacttgactggcccaggatcacttaggaaatgtctgaagcctgTACTCTGTACCCTGTGGCACCACCTAGGGAATCATGGGAACACTCTTCCAGCTCTAGCCCCATGATCCTCTAAAGGTAAACCTCACAGTGGGATTGGGAGGGTGGCCCTTGAGCTGGGGAATGGTATTTCCCCAGGGGTATAGTGGGTCTCAAGTCCCCTTCATGCCCTAAGCTCAGGGCTTGTCACATCCAATATCAGATCAATGTTAGGTAACCCTGGTCTTGGCCTTAAATCTGAtattctttcctctgtctctgcctgctTCCTCACAGCTGGTTTTAATCTTTGGAAATCCCAGTCCCAAAGTATCTGAAGTAGCCTCCAACCTCTAGGCCTGAATACCCCTCCCCTCTTGATACCAACCCTGCCTCTCCTAAACATACCATAGACCAGGGATCCTCACCATCCGTCAGAGTCccatccttccattcttcctgctCCCCAGAATCTCCCAACCCTAAATGTCCTAGGGAACAACTCCAGGGGGCTCTCAGTGACCTCTCAGGCCTCCTTCAGGTCTTAAGTACTGACCTTTGTCCCAGGTGAACTGCTGGGGACCCTGTTCCAAACAGGTCAATCTGGAGGGGCAGccctgaagaaggaaaaaagaattgctTTGTCCTCCTTAAATCTGTGGAGTGGATGGGGTAGCTTTTGTGGACCTCAAAGAGActcttcaataaaaaaaaaacaagcccaGCCTAAGTGTGATTTCACAACCATTTAATGTGTGCTGGTCATTGAGGTCAATATAAAGATAAATGAAGCCTGATCCCAGAACACAGCCTAGTGGGTGGGGAAAAGCCATGTTCACCAAACGCTATAAGGCAGGATGTATGAAACATAAAAAACACTAAAGAGACCAGCAAAGCAGAAGGCAGCCCTAGAGGAAGGCCACAAGGCATCCAGTCTTTGACCACCCTGTCTGATGCCTTCACTTTACTGTGGAGGGAAGGAGACTCGTCCAACATCACTCAGTTATTCAAGAAGGATGACCATTCTTGTGACTCCAAACCCAATAGTCTTTCTCCTCCACCaagctgggctttgaaggaagcaCAAAGTGGATTTGGACAGGTAGTTAGTGGGGAGGTCACTGCAGGTAGAAGGAAGCTGGAGAATGAAGACGCTGAGGCTGGGAACCTTGATGTCCACTTCAGGGATGTAAGAGATCCAGTTTGGCCGGAGGGCCTACCCAGAAGAGCTTCATGAGGTGCTGTGGAATTCTTCTGGGCTATGCTTGGGAAGGCTTCACCTGGTTGGTGGATTTGTGGGGCCGAGCGGTCATCGGAGAAGATTCAGGCAAGGAATTGGCTTTTACTGTCCAGGTGCAAGGTGACGAGTCTGAGTCTCagactgggcagaggggcggtgCATCCTCAGATGTGAAGTGGTACCAAGTCCAGGGTTATGCAGAGGCAGTAAGCTTCAGGTCAATAAAGTATTTCATGAGTGTGCCTTTGGGATGTGGTTTATAGATCAATCACTCCatgaattaattcatttattcgaTAAACACTTAAAGGCCTGCTATGTGCTGCACCTGGAGGGAAGCAACCCACTCCACCTTCTCCTAGGGAAACAGAAGCCAAGTGTCCCTGATGCTCAGGACCTCCCTGAAGTCATTCATCATGTTTGCCTCCTCTTGGCCTTTCCTGGTTTCCCACCCACCCTAGGACCTGTTGGCATGCCAGGGACCCCATGAATGTTGGAGTCTGAGAGTCTCCAGCCTGAaagtaggggtgggggtgggggaaagtcAGGTCTTAGAGGACAAGACCAAAGAAGTCATCCAAGATTgcccattcccttcccttttcatttacccacttccctcccctcccttcaccccttccctccttccctgagGGATACCTGAAAATGTCTCCTGGGACCTGCAGGGCTAGTGCCTTGGGGAGAGTTGGGGAGGGGGTTTGATACCCCTTACCCAACCTGATGGGCCCCAGCACAGGCTACCTGCATTAGCTCCAGAAGTTTGGCCAAGAATTGGGGGACAGGCCTCTCAGGGTATCCCTCGCAGGGGGGGCAGAGCCCTGGAGCAGCTCCCACCCTGGCCCCCCAGAGATGGGGGCCCAGGGCCCCCAGTGAGCGCTGCAGCCGGTTCACAGCCCTCACTGTTGGTAGGCCCTCCTCATGCCCAATCACAGACAGCTCCACCCCAAAGCAGTGCAGAATCTCCATGGGGCACACCTGCAGAGACCCACCATCTCCATCCTGCCCTGGGGGTCCCATGTCAGAAGCCTGGATCCCAGCCCCCATCTTGTTTTAAGCATTCCCCCAGTTTGACACACCTTTTGAGGGCCCACCACCTCTATCCTGTCTTGGGGGACCCCTGCCAGAGACAACTCTAAACTCCATTTCCCCATGGCCTTGGCTAAACATATGTGGATGGAGACTCCCTACCCCCATCCTGAGATGCCCTCTCTGGAAGGCCCAAACCATGGTTCaccagaacatgcctcccaagaTACGGGAGTCCTGATATATACAGAGGAAAGGGCTGAAGGATTGCAAATTATACTCTTGCTTAGGGCCCTCTGAGGATAGATAGATTTGCCCCTTTTTGAGggtccctttctctccccccaaaATCAAGAAGAAACTAGCCCCCCCCCATGGGGAGTGGGAGAGTGGAAAGCATACTCACAGAGAGATTGTCCGGAGTATAAAGTGTCCCATCATTTCTAGTACCCTGGGATTGGAGGGGGTAGAGATGTGACCACCAGAACTCCTGGGTTCATTTTTCCACATGCCCTCCCATCTCCTCCACCATTTTCCTCCCCAATCCATTGCCAGATTCCCTCCCCCTAGTAGCCCAACTCCTCACAAGGGCCTCCAAGAGAGCGATAAGTCCCTGGAAGGGCTCCAAAGGGCAGCTGGGGGGCCGCAGAGGGGGGGTCCCCAGGGGGTGAACCAACACAAGGAAGATCCAGAAGAGCCACATGAGGGGATGGGAGGGCCTCTCCTACCCTTCTCCCTGTCCTGTGGAGCAGGGAGACTCAGGCACCTGGAAAGCAGACAGGAGGGACAGGGGTCAGAGTACAGAGTGGGAGGCGCTGAATTGTGAGTCTCTGGGGAGCAGAGAAACCCCTCAACCGCAAAGTCCCCAAAAGGAGGAGAAGAGTGGCATTAGCATTAGTCCCCCCCTCCATCTCACCATGCCCCCCGGGGTCAGAGATAACCCAGGGTTGGGGCTGGGGAGAACCGTTTGGAACACCCCCAGCCACACTCAAATGTCCCTCATCCATCCATAGTGTGTCCATGTTTCATACCTACATTACAGGATCACAGATGCAGAGTTGACTATGGGAGAAGAGGAGTCAgggagacatgagttcaaatcctgccttccaCGCCTAGCTTTGTGAGCTTAaggaaatcacttagcttctgcctacctcagattcctcatctctaaaatagggataataatggcacttacctcccagagtaGCTCTGAGGCTcaactgagaaaatatttgtacctTGCTTTATATAATGCTAGTTAgcattactattattatgataTGACTTTCATGCATGGGTCTTTAGGTGACAGATTGCCCATGCTCGTCCTGTTTCCCTGGCACTGTCTCCATCTGTATGTCCGTTGGTGTCCCCCGCCCCTCCTTGTGCTGTCCGGGTCTCCTAACCGGGATGTCAAAGTGGGAGGTCCCGGGCTGGGCTTGGAGGTCGGGCCCCTCCCCGTTCAGAGGCCGGCAGCCAGGGAGAAGGTCAGGGAAGAAGACGAGGCGCCCTGGGTCCACAGAGTCCTAGGGACACAGACACACCCCTTCCTACCTTTGACCTTCCAAGGCTGAGGGCtaagttggggaaactgaggcaactcaAAGGAGTGGAGCTCCCCAGGCTGGAAGGGGTCTAAGGGGCATTGGAGGGAAGCCTGAATAAAGGGATGGGAGGTGCTGGCAGTGGTTTGGAGGTGGGTGGTCCCTGGTGGGAAGCCCAAGAGGGCGGGAGGACAACCTAAGGTGGGGGTCTTGGGGAGGCCTTGAAGGGAGAACTCTAGTAGACCTGGAAGATGAAGAAGTGGAAAAACGGGAGAGtcggagaaaggagagggagtaggtgggatggggagagggaaggccGTCTATAGGGAAGAGGTTCTGAGGGCTCGGGAGAGTACACTGAGAAAACTAAACCAGAAGAGGGGGATGTACCGGGGGAGCGACGCTGAGCGTGAGGAGCCCTAAGAGAAAATGGGGACTATTGGAAAGGTTGGGGGCAGGATCAGGAGATGCAAACGAGAAGAGCTGGCCAATAGGAACCTCCGTCACTCCACTAGAGGTCACAGGCCCCTCCCCTCGCCTACCTAACGCTAGGCCCCGCCTCTGCCGTAAAGTGCAGCCGCCGCACCGCTCAGGCCCTGCCCCCTTTCTCGGGCGCACGGCTCTTTCTGGTATCTGCGCCTGCGCAAACCCTGGAAAACAGCCCGCGCGTCGCCGGCCTTCCCTTTCGTGCTTCAGAGCCGCGCGGGTTAGGACCTCTCCTCGCCGGCTTCGGTAGCCCTTCCTCCCCCGCCGCTGCGCCCGCACCGCCCGCACCGCCCACACCGCCTGCCAGCAACATGCCGTCCAAGGGACCGCTCCAGTCCGTCCAGGTTTTTGGGCGAAAGGTCCGTGAGGGTCCGCAGAGGGGGGGTGAGAAGGAGGGGGCTagctgggggaagggaagaggaaagggacttCCGGTTCCGCCAGTCGGGCAGTGCCCGGTCCCACGTGTCTGCTCCAGGGACCCAGCGAACTCGGCGCGTTCCCCAGGGTCTCCGGAGCTACTGGGACCGAGCCAGTCTGGGGTTCAGATCCTGGTTCTGACGTCCTTTAGTTGTGTAGCACGGAACAAAGCTTTATTCTCCTCAAAGCCGGGGTCCGTGGTAGGGGCTTGCACCAAAAGGGCTTTGTAAAGCTTAAAGCTGGGGGAAGATTAGAGGTCCCCTGAAAATCCCTGGACTCGATGGGAAGAGCTTAGGTGGACCTGGATTCGCGTCCTGACTCATTTCCGAGGCTCGCGGCCTTCTTCCTGATCTGTATCCTACTTGGAGCCTAGGGCTTTCCCCTTTATACTAAAGTCTATAAAGTTTCGAAGAACCCATCACCCCCGTGTGTTCCCTAACCCCAACTCCACCAAACAACTGTAGAAGAGATAATTCAAATCCGAggtaccctcccccccccccccccgcaacgCTCAGCAACCCAACCAGCTATAACATCTCcaatcctttttttaacccttcccttccctcttttaaaaattttatttggtcaatttcaaacaatCCTTGGTCACAAagatattctattcctccctcccctcccacagacaatgcgcaattccactgggtattaacACGTGTCCTTGGATcacttaccttccctcttggaatcaatacttgtttattggctccaaggcagaagaattgtaaggacTGGGGTactcttgcccagggtcacacagctaggaagtgtctgaggtcacatttgaacctaggacctcccatttctaggcctggctctcaaaccattgagccacccagctctccccctcccccatcccttttgCAAAATATTCATCTACCATTTGAGGCTATAGCTTCAAGTTCTTAGCATCCAACTCAAACACTTTGAGTATTTGGCCATTTAAAAAAGGCCCCAGGagacagctaggtgtctcaggggattgagaaccaggctgaGTTGGGAATTCttgttttcaaatctggcctcaagacacttcctgtgggaccctgaccaagtcatttaacccctgttgcccagcccttactgctcttatgccttggaaccaatagacagtattgatttcaGGGTGGAAGGTAGAGGGTTTTTTAAAGGCCTTATCCTTAACAAATTTATGTTATAATTGTGGCACTCCTTATGTTATAATCTGTGGCTTCCTCCCATtctcccacttaaaaaaaaatcttaacagtAATGTTGGCCTGAAGAacattattattttcccttattttgaaatggggaaaatgaggccagAAGAGGATGGGATTTAAGGGCTTTTGTGCTTCCTGCACATAACTTGTAAGTTACATGATGATTAAAGTTATCTGTGTGTATAACTCTTAGATCCTTCTAAACAAAACTAGTGAGATAGGTACCTACCTTAAAGAAGATGGAACACAGGCTCAGCAGGAGATGCCCAGGGTCAGGTAGCTAGtgtctaaagcaggatttgaatcttttcttgaaTTCACATCTAGtactttatccattatgccacaccTCACAGGGCCTTGGCATATTGTTCTCAGTGAGTTGGAGGTTTTGGTTTGGAAACTATTAGCTATGGTGAGTTTGGGTCCCTCATAGCTGTGTAAACAGAATCTTTTAAACATGTTTAAAATGGGTATGATATTCCTACCTACCTCTGAGGACTATACTAAAAGTACTCTGCACATCTGTGGTATGCCTGCCTATAATACAGTGAAAGGACTTGTAGTATAGGACCTCCGCCATGCTGGCTGGGCCAGCCACTTAATTCCTTAgcttcagtttctgtgtataaagTGAAGCTGATTCATACACTACCTACATtgcaaggttattgtgaggagaACTTGAAATCCTTAAAACATGTAGAAATGAGAGTTTTCTTTCTTCCCAGAAAACTGCCACTGCTGTGGCCCACTGTAAGAGAGGCAATGGGCTGATCAAGGTGAATGGGCGACCCCTGGAGATGATTGAGCCTCGAACCCTGCAATACAAGGTATACCTGAACTGACCTCCCATCGCATAGACCTGAAGAATCCTCCTCTATACCTTCCCACCTCCTAAAGCTCTTTTCAtttctggaagaagaaaaaagtcagagGCAACCTCCAAGACTGTTCTTTTTGGAGAAGAGTTAAAAGTTGGGCTGCTTTTTTGATCTTGATCTATGGATTTTGGACTGACCATTTCTAGCCTGATCTGTTGAAAGCTCTTGCAGTCTCCTTGAGGACTGGGTCGTCTAGGGCCCCAGCATCCCATTGCTGCAATTTATGTTGATTCCTGTGGGAGGGAAATCACCTGATGTGTAAAGGATAGCCAAGGAGATTTTTTAGGCAGGGAAATCACTCTTCAGTGAGAGGAATACAATAATAATGATGGGAGATAACCTATGGAGCAGTTAAGTTCAGCATACTCTGGTCAGGTGGAGTGACCCCAGATTGTATCAGAGGAGGGGATAACTGAAAGGAGGGTCTGCCCATACTTGCCCTCTCctgatttgggtttttctttatcTTGTAGCTCTTGGAGCCTGTCCTCCTCCTAGGCAAGGAACGTTTTGCTGGTGTAGATATCAGGGTCCGTGTGAAGGGAGGAGGCCACGTAGCCCAAATTTATGGTGAGTTTTGGGGTGAAAGGAGCCCAGGAATTTCTCTAAACAGCCTCTTGGTATTCTCAGGGGTCAGGAATACATAGTCATTATTAACTTCCCCCCATCTTCCTCTGCAGCTATCCGGCAGTCCATCTCCAAAGCCCTAGTGGCCTATTACCAGAAATGTAAGTAAAGCATGGGGGTTATGTGGTCAGCTGAAATTCAAGTTATTTCCAtaccttcctatttcctattagGCCCTGTGAGCATGAGAGGAAAATGGTCAGAAGTGGACCCATTGAGCCTTTTCTTAGAAGAGTGGTTGCTGGGTGCTTCTTGCTTCTTCATAGCTATGGCACCTGAACCAGTCCGGCTAATAAAGgactttatctcatttaattcataCAAGCTTTCCAGGGTGGTGGGTATAGTTTTTAATCCccatttacaggtgaggaaactggagACTAGGAGAGATTAGgaggcttgtccagggtcacataggattTGAATtggatcttcctggcttcagatcCAGTGCTCTTAGTCCTGTGTCTCCCTTATAAACTGCCTCTAGGTACTGTTTGCCTTTAGACCCAAATGGGGTGAACCTGGTTTTGTTGGCCCAATaacatctcttctctttcctgtcaGATGTGGATGAGGCCTCTAAGAAGGAAATCAAAGACATCCTCATTCAGTATGACCGAACTTTGCTGGTGGCTGACCCTCGACGCTGCGAGTCCAAGAAGTTTGGTGGCCCTGGGGCCCGGGCTCGCTACCAGAAATCCTATCGATAAGGCAATTGCTGGGATTGTGGGTCTTTTTGCAATAAATTTGGTATCATCACCTTTTGAGGCTTAAGGAGCTTTAAGTTGATATTGAATGTAGATGGAACCTCTCGTTCCAAGAGACAACATTTGGAACTGAGCCCCCTTTACGCCATCCTTCCTCATTGGAGGCACCAGGCTGACATAGGGAATTCTTTTTCCTGTGTCTTAGAAGCAAAATGACTGAGCCCTG from Monodelphis domestica isolate mMonDom1 chromosome 4, mMonDom1.pri, whole genome shotgun sequence includes these protein-coding regions:
- the RPS16 gene encoding 40S ribosomal protein S16, whose protein sequence is MPSKGPLQSVQVFGRKKTATAVAHCKRGNGLIKVNGRPLEMIEPRTLQYKLLEPVLLLGKERFAGVDIRVRVKGGGHVAQIYAIRQSISKALVAYYQKYVDEASKKEIKDILIQYDRTLLVADPRRCESKKFGGPGARARYQKSYR